A stretch of Crossiella cryophila DNA encodes these proteins:
- a CDS encoding LysR family transcriptional regulator, which yields MDVEIRHLRMIGAISEAGSLSGAATRLGLTQPALTRQLQRLERAFGGMLFHRDRNGTRPTALGELVVQRVRVLVPSVDELIQEARQHGAPLSDGPARIRVVAHPTPLPGPITEHLHELAPEADITLRQERSGQTAMELLAGGAADLGVLAEHPGMPLDRPPGVTVHTIATEPLFIAVATGHSLANEFEISLADLSEENWILPQGLEIRCAEYLRGICANAGFIPRIAYRLDSFNAREFLRRGLGVMLAQATFRLEEGISVRPFAGARPDFRHILAFRTDSPLTPLTDTLVSSAIRAYWAKADQAPVYRSWLSRTDELAG from the coding sequence ATGGACGTGGAGATCCGGCACCTGCGGATGATTGGGGCCATCAGCGAGGCGGGCAGTCTCAGCGGCGCGGCCACCAGGCTCGGCCTGACCCAGCCGGCCCTGACCCGCCAGCTGCAGCGGCTGGAACGCGCCTTCGGCGGCATGCTGTTCCACCGCGACCGCAACGGAACCCGTCCGACCGCGCTGGGCGAGTTGGTGGTGCAACGGGTACGGGTCCTGGTGCCCTCGGTGGACGAGCTGATCCAGGAGGCCCGCCAGCACGGCGCTCCACTGTCCGACGGCCCGGCCCGGATCCGCGTGGTGGCCCACCCGACCCCGCTGCCGGGTCCGATCACCGAACATCTGCACGAACTGGCCCCCGAGGCCGACATCACCCTGCGGCAGGAACGTTCCGGCCAGACCGCGATGGAACTTCTGGCGGGTGGCGCGGCGGACCTGGGTGTGCTTGCCGAGCACCCTGGCATGCCCCTGGACCGTCCGCCGGGCGTGACGGTGCACACCATCGCCACCGAGCCGCTGTTCATCGCCGTCGCAACAGGACATTCGCTAGCAAACGAATTCGAGATCTCCCTGGCAGACCTTTCCGAGGAGAACTGGATCCTCCCCCAGGGCCTGGAAATCCGCTGCGCCGAATACCTCCGCGGCATCTGTGCCAATGCCGGTTTCATCCCCCGCATCGCCTACCGCCTGGACAGCTTCAACGCCCGCGAATTCCTCCGCCGCGGCCTGGGCGTCATGCTCGCCCAAGCCACCTTCCGCCTGGAGGAGGGCATCTCGGTCCGCCCCTTCGCCGGCGCCCGCCCGGACTTCCGCCACATCCTCGCCTTCCGCACCGACAGTCCCCTGACCCCGCTGACCGACACCCTGGTCAGCAGCGCGATCCGCGCCTACTGGGCCAAGGCGGACCAGGCCCCGGTCTACCGAAGCTGGCTGTCCCGTACCGACGAACTGGCCGGCTGA
- a CDS encoding L-tyrosine/L-tryptophan isonitrile synthase family protein, which yields MIRAIGRNQPIQFVLPAFPAKSPNRDKVLGHLPDLAEELAVGFLSDLCADLTELYPPGARLTICSDGRVFGDLIGVPDEEITAYQQEMAALIRATGSDRLDLYTLDDYAPGSCPESLRRLLDAEYTEPIADLRARIGADADLRAMYLGIVRFLLEDRYGPGYSGTRSALQRESRQRAYGVVARSRAWGDLVGARFPDAVRLSIHPQPCGAAKLGLLLGRTPDAWLTPWHAVAVHEPGGFTLMKRIEAEQLGARLVHRGGRPSHYVLP from the coding sequence GTGATCCGGGCAATTGGGCGGAACCAGCCGATTCAGTTCGTACTGCCCGCCTTTCCGGCCAAATCACCCAACCGGGACAAGGTCCTCGGCCACCTCCCCGACCTGGCCGAGGAACTCGCAGTCGGCTTCCTCAGCGACCTGTGCGCCGACTTGACCGAGTTGTACCCACCGGGCGCCCGGCTCACCATCTGCTCCGACGGCCGGGTCTTCGGCGACCTGATCGGCGTGCCGGACGAGGAGATCACCGCCTACCAGCAGGAGATGGCCGCGCTCATCCGCGCAACCGGTTCGGACCGGCTCGATCTGTACACATTGGACGATTACGCGCCCGGTTCATGCCCGGAATCACTGCGCCGCCTGCTCGACGCGGAGTACACCGAACCGATCGCCGACCTGCGTGCGCGGATCGGGGCCGACGCCGACCTGCGCGCCATGTACCTCGGCATCGTCCGCTTCCTGCTGGAGGACCGATACGGCCCCGGTTACTCGGGCACCCGCTCGGCACTGCAACGGGAAAGCCGCCAACGCGCCTACGGCGTGGTCGCCCGAAGCCGGGCCTGGGGCGATCTGGTCGGCGCCCGGTTCCCGGACGCGGTACGGCTGTCCATCCACCCGCAGCCCTGCGGCGCGGCCAAACTCGGCCTGCTGCTCGGCCGCACCCCGGACGCCTGGCTCACGCCCTGGCACGCGGTGGCGGTGCACGAGCCCGGCGGTTTCACCCTGATGAAGCGGATCGAGGCCGAACAACTGGGTGCGCGGCTCGTACACCGGGGCGGTCGACCCAGCCACTACGTCCTGCCATGA
- a CDS encoding TauD/TfdA dioxygenase family protein, protein MTNLALDLPGATATALDPVGLLIEPTGSGQDPRRLPVGLLRELARTHHLLLLRGFASFAGPEELAAWSETWGEIMMWPFGAVLELIEAEAPADHIFDHSYVPLHWDGMYRPYIPEFQVFHCVSAPGGGQGGATTFCDSARMLAHTSSASLERWSRVEVTYRIPNLSHYGGQAVSPLVVPHPRTGEPTMRYNEPPRADDDTFRNRPEQAFAGLPDKEVPALLTELHAATHDPRWYYEHTWQEGDLVIADNYTLLHGRTAFTHRAPRHIRRVHVLGEPPFRNPAGPDVERNESR, encoded by the coding sequence ATGACGAACCTCGCCCTCGACCTGCCCGGCGCCACCGCCACCGCGCTGGATCCGGTCGGCCTGCTCATCGAACCGACCGGTTCCGGCCAGGACCCGCGCCGGTTGCCGGTGGGTCTGCTGCGTGAACTGGCCCGGACGCACCACCTGTTGCTGCTGCGTGGATTCGCCTCCTTCGCCGGTCCGGAGGAACTGGCCGCGTGGAGCGAGACCTGGGGCGAGATCATGATGTGGCCGTTCGGTGCGGTGCTCGAACTCATCGAGGCCGAGGCTCCCGCCGACCACATCTTCGACCACTCCTACGTGCCACTGCACTGGGACGGCATGTACCGGCCCTATATCCCGGAATTCCAGGTGTTCCACTGTGTCAGCGCGCCCGGTGGCGGCCAGGGTGGGGCGACCACCTTCTGTGACAGCGCGAGGATGCTGGCGCACACCTCGTCGGCCAGCCTCGAACGCTGGTCGCGGGTCGAGGTGACCTACCGCATTCCCAACCTGAGCCACTATGGCGGCCAGGCCGTCTCGCCACTGGTCGTGCCACATCCGCGCACGGGCGAGCCGACCATGCGCTACAACGAGCCGCCGCGTGCCGACGACGACACCTTCCGCAACCGGCCCGAGCAAGCCTTCGCCGGACTGCCGGACAAGGAAGTGCCCGCGCTGCTGACCGAACTGCATGCGGCCACCCATGATCCGCGCTGGTACTACGAGCACACCTGGCAGGAGGGTGACCTCGTCATCGCGGACAACTACACGCTGCTGCACGGGCGGACCGCGTTCACCCACCGCGCGCCGCGGCACATTCGCCGGGTGCACGTGCTCGGGGAACCGCCGTTCCGCAACCCCGCGGGTCCTGACGTGGAGCGGAACGAGTCCAGGTGA
- a CDS encoding ArnT family glycosyltransferase, with amino-acid sequence MNRNTIAVTVLTLATFGLTFWAAGSVEPHYYYTVAVRAMSADWHAFLYGAIDPAGTLTVDKIPGALWAQALSVRLFGFHDWALLLPQALAAAATVPLLHDAVRRWAGTRAGLLAALVFALTPITVVLARVNIPDTLLVLALVGGAHATILALRSVRTWPLILAGIWVGLGFQVKLGQALLVLPALAIPYLVKASVPVRARIARVLLAGLTTAVVACAWLVLVALTPAAHRPYVDGSTANSVWDMAFRYNGLGRFVHTDAASGQVASFLADFGGPPGLGRLANAELGTQIAWLLPFAVLALVAGLVFGRRHGSTVDGWLLWGLWLGTHAVVFSAATGIHPYYAAALTPAIAALSGAGLVLLARLWSAGGTTAWLLPLGVAVTGAWAAVLSARAVEPSAAAEGLPGLTVLVLGLTTVTVVVLVVGALHPLPRLRIPAIGGAVLVLLAAPAVWSVEASGKPFPSLTALNPVAGPGNPLPAAGMAAMHGLPPDTPLPPELGDMHMVTPNRGLLSYVGQRHRGEKYLLAVPTVNTAAPYLRLGHSVLPMGGFTGAAGVPALSELDALVRTRALRFVMIGGFHGGMGGPIAQERQRWVAEHCLAVPFADYQGPSGPPDAPETLYDCQAGAR; translated from the coding sequence GTGAACCGTAACACAATCGCTGTCACGGTTCTGACGCTGGCCACCTTCGGACTGACGTTCTGGGCCGCGGGCTCGGTGGAACCGCACTACTACTACACCGTCGCGGTGCGCGCGATGAGCGCCGACTGGCACGCCTTCCTCTACGGGGCGATCGATCCGGCGGGCACGCTCACCGTGGACAAGATCCCTGGCGCGCTGTGGGCGCAGGCGCTGTCGGTGCGGCTGTTCGGCTTCCACGACTGGGCATTGCTGCTTCCCCAGGCGCTCGCGGCCGCGGCCACCGTGCCGCTGCTGCACGACGCGGTGCGCCGCTGGGCCGGGACCCGGGCCGGACTGCTCGCCGCGCTGGTGTTCGCGCTCACCCCGATCACCGTGGTGCTGGCCAGGGTCAACATCCCGGACACACTTCTGGTGCTCGCTCTGGTGGGTGGCGCGCACGCCACGATTCTTGCGCTACGATCGGTGCGGACCTGGCCACTGATCCTGGCCGGGATCTGGGTGGGACTGGGTTTCCAGGTCAAGCTCGGGCAGGCTCTGCTGGTGTTGCCCGCGCTGGCGATTCCCTACCTGGTAAAGGCTTCCGTGCCGGTGAGGGCACGGATCGCGCGGGTGCTGCTGGCCGGTCTCACGACCGCGGTGGTGGCCTGCGCCTGGCTGGTGCTGGTGGCGTTGACCCCCGCCGCACATCGGCCTTATGTGGATGGCAGCACCGCGAACTCGGTGTGGGATATGGCCTTCCGGTACAACGGACTCGGCCGGTTCGTCCACACCGACGCCGCCTCCGGACAGGTGGCGAGCTTCCTCGCGGACTTCGGTGGTCCGCCCGGCCTCGGGCGGCTGGCGAATGCCGAACTGGGGACGCAGATCGCCTGGCTGTTGCCGTTCGCGGTACTCGCGCTGGTGGCCGGACTGGTGTTCGGTCGTCGGCACGGGTCCACAGTGGACGGATGGCTGCTGTGGGGACTGTGGCTGGGCACGCACGCGGTGGTGTTCAGCGCGGCCACCGGTATCCACCCGTACTACGCGGCCGCCCTGACCCCGGCGATCGCGGCGCTGTCCGGCGCCGGCCTGGTGCTGCTGGCCAGACTGTGGTCGGCGGGCGGCACAACGGCCTGGTTGCTGCCACTGGGTGTGGCGGTGACCGGGGCGTGGGCGGCGGTGCTGTCGGCACGGGCCGTGGAACCCTCGGCCGCGGCCGAGGGCCTGCCCGGACTGACCGTGCTGGTGCTCGGGCTGACCACGGTGACGGTGGTCGTGCTGGTGGTGGGTGCGCTGCACCCGTTGCCGCGCTTGCGGATCCCGGCGATCGGCGGCGCGGTGCTGGTGCTGCTGGCCGCACCGGCGGTCTGGTCGGTCGAGGCGTCCGGGAAGCCGTTCCCGAGCCTGACCGCGCTCAACCCCGTCGCGGGGCCGGGCAATCCACTGCCCGCCGCGGGGATGGCCGCCATGCACGGGTTGCCGCCGGACACCCCGTTGCCGCCGGAGCTGGGTGACATGCACATGGTCACCCCGAACCGGGGGCTGCTCAGCTATGTCGGACAGCGGCACCGCGGGGAGAAGTACCTGCTCGCCGTGCCGACCGTGAACACCGCGGCGCCCTACCTGCGCCTCGGGCACAGCGTGCTGCCCATGGGCGGTTTCACCGGCGCGGCCGGGGTGCCCGCACTGTCCGAACTGGACGCGCTGGTGCGTACCCGCGCGCTGCGCTTCGTCATGATCGGCGGTTTCCACGGCGGCATGGGCGGACCGATCGCCCAGGAACGGCAGCGGTGGGTCGCCGAGCATTGCCTCGCCGTGCCCTTCGCCGACTACCAGGGCCCGAGTGGTCCGCCCGATGCCCCGGAAACGCTCTACGACTGTCAGGCGGGTGCCCGATGA
- a CDS encoding glycosyltransferase 87 family protein produces the protein MTELPLPLRRLARYAVPIAVGSAALFVTLAAVHWVITGYVVMSDFWDLKVYRAGGEAVLTGEALYPGKIAGGMFAFTYPPFAALLFVPLAFGPEVLGQYLVFPANLAALAAVVWVGLRAIGVPRGRELGQLTLGLTALLFWLEPVSWTAYLGQVNVLLMALVMVDLLHLPERWRGVGVGIAAGIKIVPAFFILHLLLTRQYRAAATATVTAAGTVLVSLVSLPGDTLRFWTGTFAVTERVGDVENQMNQSLNGMLSRILGVDSTPLWLWLPLAALTAAAGLWVARRAQRDGRLLLAISVVGLTAAMVSPISWSHHWVWFVPLLIALLPLLVDGVAVRAVGVFAAVLSFAWPMHFLNGHRMDLPPLGLIGLPTAGGLELLYQNAYPLGFLVILAFAARRAGVRTPVR, from the coding sequence ATGACCGAACTGCCCCTCCCGTTGCGCAGGCTGGCCCGGTACGCGGTGCCGATCGCGGTCGGCTCGGCGGCGTTGTTCGTGACGCTGGCCGCGGTGCACTGGGTGATCACCGGATACGTGGTGATGTCGGACTTCTGGGACCTCAAGGTCTACCGGGCGGGCGGCGAGGCGGTGCTGACCGGGGAGGCGCTGTACCCGGGCAAGATCGCGGGCGGCATGTTCGCCTTCACCTACCCGCCGTTCGCGGCCTTGTTGTTCGTGCCGCTGGCCTTCGGGCCCGAGGTGCTGGGGCAGTACCTGGTGTTCCCGGCCAACCTCGCGGCGCTGGCCGCGGTGGTGTGGGTGGGGCTGCGGGCGATCGGCGTGCCGCGCGGGCGGGAGCTGGGGCAGCTGACCCTGGGGCTGACCGCGCTGCTGTTCTGGCTGGAACCGGTGTCCTGGACCGCCTACCTCGGCCAGGTCAACGTGCTGCTGATGGCCCTGGTGATGGTGGACCTGCTGCACCTGCCGGAGCGCTGGCGCGGGGTGGGTGTGGGCATCGCGGCCGGGATCAAGATCGTGCCCGCCTTCTTCATCCTGCACCTGCTGCTGACCCGCCAGTACCGGGCGGCCGCCACGGCCACCGTGACCGCGGCCGGGACCGTGCTGGTGAGCCTGGTGTCGCTGCCGGGGGACACGTTGCGGTTCTGGACCGGCACGTTCGCGGTGACCGAGCGGGTCGGCGACGTGGAGAACCAGATGAACCAGTCGCTCAACGGGATGCTGTCCCGGATCCTCGGCGTGGACAGCACCCCGCTCTGGCTGTGGCTGCCCCTGGCCGCGCTCACCGCGGCGGCCGGGCTGTGGGTGGCCCGGCGGGCACAGCGGGACGGTCGGCTGCTGCTGGCGATCTCGGTGGTCGGGCTGACCGCGGCCATGGTGTCGCCGATCTCCTGGAGTCACCACTGGGTGTGGTTCGTGCCGTTGCTGATCGCGCTGCTGCCGCTGCTGGTGGACGGGGTGGCGGTGCGCGCGGTCGGGGTGTTCGCCGCGGTGCTGAGTTTCGCCTGGCCGATGCACTTCCTCAACGGCCACCGGATGGACCTGCCGCCGCTGGGGCTGATCGGGCTGCCGACCGCCGGCGGGCTGGAACTGCTCTACCAGAACGCCTATCCGTTGGGGTTCCTGGTCATCCTGGCGTTCGCAGCTCGGCGAGCAGGCGTGCGAACACCGGTTCGGTGA
- a CDS encoding exonuclease domain-containing protein: MGFAVVDVETTGFAAGRDRVIEIAVVQLDAQGAITGEWCTLVNPRRDLGPQHIHRITTREVLPAPTFEQITGDLVTRLAGRVLVAHNLTFDARFLNAELTAAGVLPPPEALDGLCTMTLAPRYLTTDRRNLAACCAAAGIPLTNAHSALHDARATAALLAHYLAAGHDDWSPHLEAARSRPWPFIPALDTPVVHRSPPGQPVARRPRRDGDPTYRRTTRNTAAYRTNPAPGSATAPAQHGAAAAPDPAAPFPRSSSPQTRPPFSAANHHSPADTRSSVAPRSPAEHHSAAVPNPPASGYPTDAELPAGFRLDPGDRIAFTGQTDQPREQLQAHAAAAGLVTHPENVCRWTKVVVAADPDSLSTKARKARDYQIPIITEPVFARLLAELRTPG, translated from the coding sequence GTGGGCTTCGCGGTGGTGGACGTCGAGACCACGGGCTTCGCCGCAGGCCGCGACCGGGTCATCGAGATCGCCGTGGTCCAGCTCGACGCCCAGGGCGCCATCACCGGCGAGTGGTGCACCCTGGTCAACCCGCGCCGTGACCTGGGCCCGCAGCACATCCACCGGATCACCACCCGCGAGGTCCTGCCCGCGCCCACCTTCGAGCAGATCACCGGCGACCTGGTCACCCGCCTGGCCGGCCGGGTCCTGGTCGCGCACAACCTGACCTTCGACGCCAGGTTCCTCAACGCCGAACTGACCGCCGCGGGCGTCCTGCCCCCGCCCGAGGCCCTCGACGGCCTGTGCACCATGACCCTGGCCCCGCGCTACCTCACCACCGATCGCCGCAACCTGGCCGCCTGCTGCGCCGCCGCGGGCATCCCGCTGACCAACGCGCACTCGGCCCTGCACGACGCCCGCGCCACCGCGGCCCTGCTCGCGCACTACCTCGCCGCGGGCCACGACGACTGGTCCCCGCACCTGGAAGCGGCCCGCTCCCGCCCGTGGCCGTTCATCCCCGCCCTGGACACCCCGGTGGTGCACCGGAGCCCGCCCGGCCAGCCGGTGGCCCGCCGTCCCCGCCGGGACGGCGACCCCACCTACCGCCGAACGACCCGGAACACGGCCGCGTACCGCACCAACCCGGCGCCCGGCTCCGCCACTGCCCCAGCCCAGCACGGCGCTGCCGCTGCCCCTGACCCCGCGGCACCATTCCCGCGCAGTTCCTCGCCCCAGACCCGTCCGCCCTTCTCCGCCGCCAATCACCATTCCCCCGCCGACACCCGTTCCTCCGTCGCCCCCCGCTCCCCCGCCGAACACCACTCCGCCGCGGTCCCCAACCCCCCTGCCAGCGGCTACCCCACCGACGCGGAGCTGCCCGCCGGATTCCGCCTGGATCCCGGCGACCGCATCGCCTTCACCGGCCAGACCGACCAACCCCGCGAGCAGCTCCAGGCCCACGCGGCCGCCGCCGGCCTGGTCACCCACCCGGAGAACGTCTGCCGCTGGACCAAGGTCGTGGTCGCCGCGGACCCGGACTCCCTGTCCACCAAGGCACGCAAGGCCCGCGACTACCAGATCCCGATCATCACCGAACCGGTGTTCGCACGCCTGCTCGCCGAGCTGCGAACGCCAGGATGA